A single region of the Nitrospinota bacterium genome encodes:
- a CDS encoding 1-deoxy-D-xylulose-5-phosphate reductoisomerase — MRKISLLGSTGSIGVNTLDVVERNPENFKVSAISAGSNVELFAQQIRKFKPALASLNDVNKIDTLKELVADLDVEIVSGSEGAVCVASFSEADLVVSGVVGSAGLLPALAALRSGKNLALANKETLVIAGELVLKEAERTNTKIIPIDSEHSAIFQALNGENPERIKKIILTASGGPFRTFTLKQMENVTVTEALNHPNWNMGAKITIDSSTMMNKGLEYIEAKWLFGVDTHVEVIVHAQSIIHSMIEFVDTSIMAQLGIPDMRVPIAYAMTYPDRFKSELPSLDLASMANLTFEAPDMERFPCLQLAMDAMEMGQTMPAVLNAANEIAVQAFLDEKIPYKDISEIIRMVMHNHRPVALQELQDVLDADLWAREETAKLITVAH, encoded by the coding sequence ATGAGAAAAATATCTTTGCTGGGTTCAACAGGCTCCATCGGTGTTAACACACTGGATGTTGTCGAGCGCAACCCTGAAAATTTCAAAGTTTCCGCAATATCCGCCGGAAGCAATGTGGAGTTGTTCGCCCAGCAAATTCGTAAATTCAAACCCGCACTTGCCTCACTGAATGACGTTAATAAAATAGACACTCTGAAAGAGTTAGTTGCTGATTTAGATGTGGAAATAGTTTCTGGTTCTGAAGGTGCTGTTTGCGTTGCTTCTTTTTCTGAAGCGGATCTTGTTGTTTCAGGAGTGGTGGGAAGCGCGGGACTGCTCCCTGCCCTGGCTGCTTTGAGGTCAGGTAAAAACCTGGCGCTTGCCAACAAGGAAACACTTGTTATAGCTGGTGAACTGGTTTTGAAAGAAGCTGAACGCACTAATACTAAAATCATTCCTATCGACAGTGAGCACAGTGCAATTTTCCAGGCTTTAAACGGGGAAAACCCTGAACGTATCAAGAAAATTATCCTGACCGCTTCCGGAGGTCCTTTTAGAACTTTCACTCTCAAGCAGATGGAAAATGTAACGGTTACAGAGGCGCTCAATCACCCTAACTGGAATATGGGGGCCAAAATAACCATAGACTCTTCAACCATGATGAACAAGGGGCTTGAATATATAGAAGCCAAATGGTTGTTTGGGGTGGATACCCATGTGGAGGTCATTGTTCACGCACAGAGCATCATTCATTCTATGATAGAATTTGTTGATACTTCTATCATGGCGCAATTGGGCATCCCTGATATGAGAGTCCCAATAGCTTATGCGATGACTTATCCAGACCGGTTCAAAAGTGAACTGCCTTCCCTGGATTTGGCTTCAATGGCAAACCTGACATTTGAGGCCCCGGACATGGAAAGGTTTCCCTGCCTGCAATTGGCAATGGATGCTATGGAAATGGGTCAGACAATGCCGGCAGTTCTTAACGCCGCTAACGAAATAGCGGTGCAGGCGTTCCTTGATGAAAAGATCCCCTATAAAGATATTTCAGAGATCATTCGCATGGTTATGCATAATCATCGCCCGGTTGCACTACAGGAATTGCAGGATGTTCTCGATGCTGATCTCTGGGCCCGTGAAGAAACCGCTAAACTTATAACAGTCGCCCACTAG